From Tachypleus tridentatus isolate NWPU-2018 chromosome 8, ASM421037v1, whole genome shotgun sequence, a single genomic window includes:
- the Ts gene encoding thymidylate synthase isoform X4, with product MCYVKLFSKFYGYLQYNSISMFLEFFLFVFCIETISSISLSLICTYVNGLDFLVTNYSTYSSNNITCRLRNSSQTMKEKGFWKLLKTVFFTNWLRHEEYLYLDQVSRIIENGHQRLDRTGTGTLSVFGTQARYNLRNDTLPLLTTKRVFWRGVLEELLWFIKGSTNAKELSEKNVNIWDANGSRQFLDNLGFTEREEGDLGPVYGFQWRHFGAEYKNKNTDYSGQGVDQLTQVIDLIKHDPYSRRIILTAWNPADLGKMALPPCHCLAQFYVCNGELSCQLYQRSGDMGLGVPFNIASYSFLTYMVAHITGLKPGDFVHTVGDAHVYLNHIDALKIQLSRKPRPFPKLYIKRQVERIDDFHYEDFEVVDYNPHPKIKMDMSV from the exons ATGtgttatgtaaaattattttcaaaattttacgGATATCTACAATATAATAGTATATCGATGTTTTTGgagtttttcttgtttgttttttgcatagAAACTATTTCTTCAATCTCACTGTCATTAATTTGCACGTACGTCAATGGACTAGATTTTCTTGTCACCAACTACTCAACTTACTCTAGCAACAACATTACATGTAGATTGAGAAATAGTAGTCAAACTATGAAGGAGAAAGGATTTTGGAAACTTTTGAAGACTGTTTTCTTCACTAATTGGTTGAG GCATGAAGAATACTTATATCTAGATCAGGTTAGTCGCATTATTGAGAATGGTCATCAGCGTTTGGATAGAACTGGTACTGGGACTTTGTCTGTTTTTGGAACACAAGCTAGATACAATCTCAGAAATG atACACTGCCTTTGTTGACCACCAAAAGGGTCTTCTGGAGAGGAGTTCTTGAGGAATTGCTCTGGTTCATTAAGGGAAGTACAAATGCAAAAgaactttcagaaaaaaatgttaatatatggGATGCTAACGGATCACGACAGTTTCTTGACAACCTTGGGTTCACAGAAAGAGAAGAAG GAGATTTAGGTCCAGTGTATGGCTTTCAGTGGAGACACTTTGGTgcagaatataaaaacaaaaataccgaTTATAGTGGACAAGGTGTTGATCAACTTACCCAAGTGATTGACTTGATCAAACATGATCCTTACAGCAGAAGGATCATATTAACTGCCTGGAATCCTGCTG ATCTTGGAAAAATGGCTTTGCCTCCATGTCACTGTTTAGCACAGTTTTATGTTTGCAATGGTGAATTGTCTTGTCAACTCTATCAACGATCTGGAGACATG GGTCTTGGTGTTCCTTTCAACATTGCCAGTTATTCATTTTTGACATACATGGTTGCTCATATAACAGGTTTGAAGCCAGGAGATTTTGTACATACTGTTGGAGATGCTCATGTTTACTTAAACCACATTGATGCTCTGAAAATACAG ttgAGTCGAAAGCCACGGCCTTTTCCAAAGTTGTACATCAAAAGACAAGTTGAAAGAATTGATGATTTTCATTATGAAGATTTTGAGGTGGTGGATTACAATCCTCATCCTAAGATAAAGATGGATATGTCTGTCTGA
- the Ts gene encoding thymidylate synthase isoform X2, giving the protein MGLVDDTIENNKPVNNCCDTEGEKERCSKFSPKKMKIDHGGSKEQEWHEEYLYLDQVSRIIENGHQRLDRTGTGTLSVFGTQARYNLRNDTLPLLTTKRVFWRGVLEELLWFIKGSTNAKELSEKNVNIWDANGSRQFLDNLGFTEREEGDLGPVYGFQWRHFGAEYKNKNTDYSGQGVDQLTQVIDLIKHDPYSRRIILTAWNPADLGKMALPPCHCLAQFYVCNGELSCQLYQRSGDMGLGVPFNIASYSFLTYMVAHITGLKPGDFVHTVGDAHVYLNHIDALKIQLSRKPRPFPKLYIKRQVERIDDFHYEDFEVVDYNPHPKIKMDMSV; this is encoded by the exons ATGGGTTTGGTTGATGACACCATTGAAAACAACAAACCTGTAAACAATTGTTGTGACACTGAAGGTGAAAAGGAAAGATGTAGCAAGTTTTCACCAAAGAAAATGAAGATAGACCATGGTGGCAGTAAAGAACAGGAATG GCATGAAGAATACTTATATCTAGATCAGGTTAGTCGCATTATTGAGAATGGTCATCAGCGTTTGGATAGAACTGGTACTGGGACTTTGTCTGTTTTTGGAACACAAGCTAGATACAATCTCAGAAATG atACACTGCCTTTGTTGACCACCAAAAGGGTCTTCTGGAGAGGAGTTCTTGAGGAATTGCTCTGGTTCATTAAGGGAAGTACAAATGCAAAAgaactttcagaaaaaaatgttaatatatggGATGCTAACGGATCACGACAGTTTCTTGACAACCTTGGGTTCACAGAAAGAGAAGAAG GAGATTTAGGTCCAGTGTATGGCTTTCAGTGGAGACACTTTGGTgcagaatataaaaacaaaaataccgaTTATAGTGGACAAGGTGTTGATCAACTTACCCAAGTGATTGACTTGATCAAACATGATCCTTACAGCAGAAGGATCATATTAACTGCCTGGAATCCTGCTG ATCTTGGAAAAATGGCTTTGCCTCCATGTCACTGTTTAGCACAGTTTTATGTTTGCAATGGTGAATTGTCTTGTCAACTCTATCAACGATCTGGAGACATG GGTCTTGGTGTTCCTTTCAACATTGCCAGTTATTCATTTTTGACATACATGGTTGCTCATATAACAGGTTTGAAGCCAGGAGATTTTGTACATACTGTTGGAGATGCTCATGTTTACTTAAACCACATTGATGCTCTGAAAATACAG ttgAGTCGAAAGCCACGGCCTTTTCCAAAGTTGTACATCAAAAGACAAGTTGAAAGAATTGATGATTTTCATTATGAAGATTTTGAGGTGGTGGATTACAATCCTCATCCTAAGATAAAGATGGATATGTCTGTCTGA
- the Ts gene encoding thymidylate synthase isoform X3 yields the protein MVAVKNRNGKRLVSDNDKTFCKYTFATALNFFADVVSLRKMHEEYLYLDQVSRIIENGHQRLDRTGTGTLSVFGTQARYNLRNDTLPLLTTKRVFWRGVLEELLWFIKGSTNAKELSEKNVNIWDANGSRQFLDNLGFTEREEGDLGPVYGFQWRHFGAEYKNKNTDYSGQGVDQLTQVIDLIKHDPYSRRIILTAWNPADLGKMALPPCHCLAQFYVCNGELSCQLYQRSGDMGLGVPFNIASYSFLTYMVAHITGLKPGDFVHTVGDAHVYLNHIDALKIQLSRKPRPFPKLYIKRQVERIDDFHYEDFEVVDYNPHPKIKMDMSV from the exons ATGGTGGCAGTAAAGAACAGGAATG GTAAACGACTTGTATCTGACAATGACAAAACCTTCTGCAAATATACCTTTGCTACTGCGCTAAACTTCTTTGCTGATGTAGTTTCATTGAGGAAAAT GCATGAAGAATACTTATATCTAGATCAGGTTAGTCGCATTATTGAGAATGGTCATCAGCGTTTGGATAGAACTGGTACTGGGACTTTGTCTGTTTTTGGAACACAAGCTAGATACAATCTCAGAAATG atACACTGCCTTTGTTGACCACCAAAAGGGTCTTCTGGAGAGGAGTTCTTGAGGAATTGCTCTGGTTCATTAAGGGAAGTACAAATGCAAAAgaactttcagaaaaaaatgttaatatatggGATGCTAACGGATCACGACAGTTTCTTGACAACCTTGGGTTCACAGAAAGAGAAGAAG GAGATTTAGGTCCAGTGTATGGCTTTCAGTGGAGACACTTTGGTgcagaatataaaaacaaaaataccgaTTATAGTGGACAAGGTGTTGATCAACTTACCCAAGTGATTGACTTGATCAAACATGATCCTTACAGCAGAAGGATCATATTAACTGCCTGGAATCCTGCTG ATCTTGGAAAAATGGCTTTGCCTCCATGTCACTGTTTAGCACAGTTTTATGTTTGCAATGGTGAATTGTCTTGTCAACTCTATCAACGATCTGGAGACATG GGTCTTGGTGTTCCTTTCAACATTGCCAGTTATTCATTTTTGACATACATGGTTGCTCATATAACAGGTTTGAAGCCAGGAGATTTTGTACATACTGTTGGAGATGCTCATGTTTACTTAAACCACATTGATGCTCTGAAAATACAG ttgAGTCGAAAGCCACGGCCTTTTCCAAAGTTGTACATCAAAAGACAAGTTGAAAGAATTGATGATTTTCATTATGAAGATTTTGAGGTGGTGGATTACAATCCTCATCCTAAGATAAAGATGGATATGTCTGTCTGA
- the Ts gene encoding thymidylate synthase isoform X1, whose amino-acid sequence MLIALQLKETVFYKGQRMGLVDDTIENNKPVNNCCDTEGEKERCSKFSPKKMKIDHGGSKEQEWHEEYLYLDQVSRIIENGHQRLDRTGTGTLSVFGTQARYNLRNDTLPLLTTKRVFWRGVLEELLWFIKGSTNAKELSEKNVNIWDANGSRQFLDNLGFTEREEGDLGPVYGFQWRHFGAEYKNKNTDYSGQGVDQLTQVIDLIKHDPYSRRIILTAWNPADLGKMALPPCHCLAQFYVCNGELSCQLYQRSGDMGLGVPFNIASYSFLTYMVAHITGLKPGDFVHTVGDAHVYLNHIDALKIQLSRKPRPFPKLYIKRQVERIDDFHYEDFEVVDYNPHPKIKMDMSV is encoded by the exons ATGCTCATTGCTCTTCAACTTAAggaaactgtgttttataaa GGACAGAGGATGGGTTTGGTTGATGACACCATTGAAAACAACAAACCTGTAAACAATTGTTGTGACACTGAAGGTGAAAAGGAAAGATGTAGCAAGTTTTCACCAAAGAAAATGAAGATAGACCATGGTGGCAGTAAAGAACAGGAATG GCATGAAGAATACTTATATCTAGATCAGGTTAGTCGCATTATTGAGAATGGTCATCAGCGTTTGGATAGAACTGGTACTGGGACTTTGTCTGTTTTTGGAACACAAGCTAGATACAATCTCAGAAATG atACACTGCCTTTGTTGACCACCAAAAGGGTCTTCTGGAGAGGAGTTCTTGAGGAATTGCTCTGGTTCATTAAGGGAAGTACAAATGCAAAAgaactttcagaaaaaaatgttaatatatggGATGCTAACGGATCACGACAGTTTCTTGACAACCTTGGGTTCACAGAAAGAGAAGAAG GAGATTTAGGTCCAGTGTATGGCTTTCAGTGGAGACACTTTGGTgcagaatataaaaacaaaaataccgaTTATAGTGGACAAGGTGTTGATCAACTTACCCAAGTGATTGACTTGATCAAACATGATCCTTACAGCAGAAGGATCATATTAACTGCCTGGAATCCTGCTG ATCTTGGAAAAATGGCTTTGCCTCCATGTCACTGTTTAGCACAGTTTTATGTTTGCAATGGTGAATTGTCTTGTCAACTCTATCAACGATCTGGAGACATG GGTCTTGGTGTTCCTTTCAACATTGCCAGTTATTCATTTTTGACATACATGGTTGCTCATATAACAGGTTTGAAGCCAGGAGATTTTGTACATACTGTTGGAGATGCTCATGTTTACTTAAACCACATTGATGCTCTGAAAATACAG ttgAGTCGAAAGCCACGGCCTTTTCCAAAGTTGTACATCAAAAGACAAGTTGAAAGAATTGATGATTTTCATTATGAAGATTTTGAGGTGGTGGATTACAATCCTCATCCTAAGATAAAGATGGATATGTCTGTCTGA